The Helicobacter sp. MIT 21-1697 genomic interval TAAATGCTCTTGTGTGAGTATGTTTTGTGCGTTACCAAAGAGGGCATTAGAGTGTGATGTAAAAGATGAGCTCATCTTATAAAGCAAAAGGGCTTTATGTGAAAGATAGGCAGCGTGTGCGGGAAAATGCGTATTTAAGATAATTGCACAGCCTTGTTGGGAGAGTTTTTTAAGCGTTTCAAGTATGATTTTTTGATTCGCAAAATCAAGGTTAGATTCTGGCTCATCAAGTATAAGAATCTTTGGTTTTTTGACTAATGCTCGTGCAAAAAGCACCATTTGAAGCTCCCCTCCACTTAATTCAAAGCAAGTTTTATCTAGTAAATGCGTGAGAGATAGGGATTCCAAAGTATTTTTGGCTAGCTCTAAATGTGCTGCTTGTGGCTTTGTCATCACAAAAGGATTTAAGCCGAGCAAAACCATATCAAGCACATTAATATCAAAAATATGTGCCTTTGCTTGAGGCACATAAGAGATAAGTTGCCATATGTGTTTATGCGTGTAGGCTTTGAGCGGTTTGTCAAAAAGTTTGCTCTCACCCTTATTCCATTGTAATAATCCCACGATACATTTAATCAAGGTCGTTTTACCTGCGCCATTGCGTCCTAAAATACTTAAAATTTCGCCCTCTGAAATGTGTAAAGAGATATTTTTGAGAATCTCACAAGATTTTCTAGCAAATGTTGCATTTTGTATGTGAAGCATATCTACCTCCTCGCATTTTTGCGTAAGATATAAATAAAAAATGGCACACCAACAAGCGAAGTAAGAATTGAAATAGGGATTTGCTCACTTGAGAGTGTGCGTGAGAGGGTATCAATGAGCAATAAGAACAAAGCCCCGATGATAATGCTTAGAGGAATAAGCTTTGAATTTTCATTCCCTATAAGTAATCTCGCAATATGTGGCACGAGTAATCCTATCCAACCAATCACACCGCATATGCTCACTGCACACGTTACAATCATTGTGCTTGCAAAAATCACTGCACAACGCAAGCTATTGAGATTTATGCCTAAGCTTTTGGCTTCATCATCAGGCAGCATAAGCGCATTACATTTCCAACGCACAATAAAGAGAATAAGCATACCTAAGAGAATCCCTAATGCGCTAAAAAGCGTGTGTGCCTGAACATTTACATCTAATGAGCCTAAAAGCCAATAGGTAATCGTGGGGAGCGTATCTTGCGGGTCAGCAATGTATTTTACAATACCAATGAGGCTTTGAAAGAATGCGCTTATGATGACACCACTTAGAATCATCGTGGTAGTTTCATAGGGTATATGTTTATTATAACCTATAAGCACGACAAGCGCGAGCGAGGCAATGCCACACATAAAGCCTATAATACCAATATAGCTCATACTCAATCCCAAAAGCAGTCCTAACACAGCCCCAAAACTTGCCCCGCTTGTAACGCCTAAAATATCGGGCGTGGCAAGGGGATTGCGAAATAGACTTTGAAATGCCACTCCTGCTACGCTTAATCCCGCTCCTACTACAATGGCTAAAAGCACTCGCGGCAGACGAAAAGAAAAGATAATGTGTGTTTGTATCTCATCTCCCTCTCCCATAAGCGAAGCGATAACTTCGCCAATAGAAAGAGTATAGCGACCTACACTCAAAGAAAAAATGGCACATAGCAGCACAGCACTCAACGCTACAATATAAATACTTGCACTTTTAAAAGATGTCATTAATAATTCCATACATATTTGACAAAAATATTTCTGCCCGGCTCAACAAGCGGATTGCTCAATGTTCTAGCCATAGAGATATT includes:
- a CDS encoding ABC transporter ATP-binding protein is translated as MLHIQNATFARKSCEILKNISLHISEGEILSILGRNGAGKTTLIKCIVGLLQWNKGESKLFDKPLKAYTHKHIWQLISYVPQAKAHIFDINVLDMVLLGLNPFVMTKPQAAHLELAKNTLESLSLTHLLDKTCFELSGGELQMVLFARALVKKPKILILDEPESNLDFANQKIILETLKKLSQQGCAIILNTHFPAHAAYLSHKALLLYKMSSSFTSHSNALFGNAQNILTQEHLSALYNVPVCMDSNAHKEYVLRI
- a CDS encoding FecCD family ABC transporter permease, producing the protein MTSFKSASIYIVALSAVLLCAIFSLSVGRYTLSIGEVIASLMGEGDEIQTHIIFSFRLPRVLLAIVVGAGLSVAGVAFQSLFRNPLATPDILGVTSGASFGAVLGLLLGLSMSYIGIIGFMCGIASLALVVLIGYNKHIPYETTTMILSGVIISAFFQSLIGIVKYIADPQDTLPTITYWLLGSLDVNVQAHTLFSALGILLGMLILFIVRWKCNALMLPDDEAKSLGINLNSLRCAVIFASTMIVTCAVSICGVIGWIGLLVPHIARLLIGNENSKLIPLSIIIGALFLLLIDTLSRTLSSEQIPISILTSLVGVPFFIYILRKNARR